Proteins from a single region of Novosphingobium sp. CECT 9465:
- the xseA gene encoding exodeoxyribonuclease VII large subunit, which translates to MAFPSTPYDNEDNNPSGGLVARESAGDNAPALSISEISALLKRTVEDRFGFVRVRGELSGVKRAASGHLYLSLKDENAKLDGVMWRGGVQRLGFRPEDGVEVIATGKLTTYPGRSNYQIVIDRIEIAGEGALLALLAKLKARLEGEGLFDPAHKKPLPFLPRVIGVVTSPTGAVIRDILHRLSDRFPTRVIVWPVLVQGQGAGAQVANAVRGFSNMVEDGPVPRPDLVIVARGGGSIEDLWCFNEEDVVRAVAECTIPIISAVGHETDTTLCDFAADLRAPTPTAAAELAVPVQAELAAFVADLNARQRRALARQLAQAKERLEARSQRLPHPHALLQGQAQRVDDLADRLRRALVHRTEIAGSLLARHAGALRPALLSARITRERERLAALRLRPEVLLQRIDHARGKVDALDRLRLSLDPEAPLKRGYVLVTDRDGHLVKDRATAESRTALTLKFADGALDVMAGTSPSISPAPPRPAPKPRPAARPPGQQELF; encoded by the coding sequence ATGGCATTCCCTTCCACGCCCTACGATAATGAGGACAACAATCCGTCCGGCGGGCTAGTAGCGAGGGAATCGGCTGGCGACAACGCTCCGGCCCTTTCGATCTCCGAGATTTCTGCGCTGCTCAAGCGCACGGTGGAAGATCGCTTCGGCTTCGTGCGTGTGCGCGGCGAACTTTCAGGCGTGAAACGCGCCGCCTCTGGCCACCTTTACCTGAGCCTCAAAGATGAGAACGCCAAGCTGGACGGAGTGATGTGGCGCGGCGGTGTGCAGCGGCTGGGCTTCCGCCCCGAAGACGGCGTGGAAGTGATCGCCACCGGGAAGCTGACGACTTACCCCGGCCGTTCGAACTACCAGATCGTGATCGACCGCATAGAGATCGCGGGCGAAGGCGCGCTGCTGGCGCTGCTGGCCAAGCTCAAGGCGCGATTGGAAGGCGAGGGCCTGTTTGATCCAGCGCACAAGAAGCCGCTGCCGTTCCTGCCCCGCGTCATCGGCGTGGTAACGTCGCCCACCGGCGCGGTGATCCGCGACATTCTCCATCGCCTGTCAGACCGCTTTCCCACCCGCGTCATCGTCTGGCCGGTGCTGGTGCAGGGACAGGGCGCAGGCGCGCAAGTTGCCAATGCCGTGCGCGGCTTCTCGAACATGGTTGAAGATGGCCCGGTCCCCCGTCCCGATCTGGTGATCGTCGCGCGCGGTGGCGGTTCGATAGAGGACTTGTGGTGCTTCAACGAGGAAGATGTCGTCCGCGCTGTGGCGGAATGCACCATCCCGATCATCAGCGCAGTGGGCCATGAAACCGACACCACCCTGTGCGATTTCGCCGCAGACCTGCGCGCGCCAACGCCCACTGCCGCCGCTGAACTGGCGGTGCCGGTGCAGGCCGAACTTGCCGCCTTCGTCGCCGATCTCAACGCCCGTCAGCGCCGCGCCCTCGCCCGCCAACTGGCGCAGGCAAAGGAACGCCTGGAGGCGCGCAGCCAGCGGTTGCCGCACCCCCATGCATTGCTGCAAGGGCAGGCCCAGCGCGTCGACGATCTGGCCGATCGCCTGCGCCGCGCACTGGTTCATCGCACCGAGATCGCCGGATCGCTGCTCGCGCGCCACGCAGGCGCGTTGCGCCCTGCGCTGCTTTCCGCGCGAATCACGCGCGAACGCGAGCGGCTTGCCGCCCTGCGCCTGCGCCCCGAAGTGCTGCTCCAGCGCATCGACCACGCGCGGGGCAAGGTCGATGCGCTTGACCGCTTGCGCCTGTCGCTCGACCCCGAAGCCCCGCTCAAGCGCGGTTACGTGCTGGTGACCGACCGCGATGGCCATCTGGTCAAGGACCGTGCCACCGCCGAAAGCCGCACCGCGCTCACCCTCAAGTTTGCCGATGGCGCGCTCGATGTCATGGCCGGCACCTCGCCCTCGATCTCACCGGCACCACCCCGCCCTGCGCCAAAACCGCGCCCGGCCGCACGGCCCCCCGGCCAGCAGGAATTGTTCTGA
- a CDS encoding DUF2093 domain-containing protein, with protein MLMSQPDRLARLHYLPGGLRQLSSGDHVLCAVTGQKIPLDMLRYWCAERQEAYATCEISTRRHLEGQ; from the coding sequence ATGTTGATGTCCCAGCCAGACCGCCTCGCGCGGCTTCACTACCTTCCCGGCGGCTTGCGCCAGCTTTCGTCGGGCGATCATGTCCTGTGCGCCGTCACCGGCCAGAAAATCCCGCTCGACATGCTGCGCTACTGGTGCGCCGAGCGGCAGGAAGCCTATGCCACCTGCGAAATTTCGACGCGCCGCCACCTCGAAGGCCAATGA
- a CDS encoding M23 family metallopeptidase, with translation MTGQFIASRRDFIVGGATALAALSLGNAPALPIQIEPGGQLTQGGWLRGRVQPGTRALALDGKPLPFADDGRFLVAFDRDAAPAAQLLAILADGASFAMPLTIAPRAWQIEHINLARKPGGITDEHYLRLRRAELARIAAARALDTGAQGWRQAFIRPAPGRFSGRFGSQRIYKGEAGSYHSGLDIAGGEGTPYVAPADGVVILAAACPSSEHSAQLAA, from the coding sequence ATGACCGGCCAATTCATCGCAAGCCGGCGCGATTTCATCGTCGGAGGTGCAACAGCACTTGCCGCGCTATCGCTGGGCAATGCGCCCGCACTGCCAATCCAGATCGAACCGGGCGGGCAATTGACTCAGGGCGGCTGGCTGCGCGGACGGGTTCAGCCCGGCACCCGCGCGCTGGCGCTCGATGGCAAGCCGCTGCCCTTCGCCGACGACGGCCGGTTCCTTGTCGCGTTTGATCGCGATGCCGCGCCTGCCGCACAACTGCTTGCGATCCTCGCCGATGGCGCGAGCTTCGCCATGCCCCTCACCATCGCCCCGCGCGCCTGGCAGATCGAACACATCAACCTGGCGCGCAAGCCCGGCGGTATCACTGACGAACACTACCTGCGCCTGCGCAGGGCCGAACTTGCGCGTATCGCCGCGGCCCGCGCGCTCGATACCGGCGCGCAAGGCTGGCGGCAGGCCTTCATCCGCCCGGCCCCAGGCCGCTTCTCTGGTCGGTTCGGTTCGCAGCGCATCTACAAGGGTGAAGCGGGGTCCTATCATTCCGGGCTGGATATCGCGGGCGGCGAAGGCACCCCCTATGTCGCTCCGGCCGATGGCGTGGTGATACTGGCCGCTGCGTGTCCGTCGTCAGAACATTCGGCACAACTCGCGGCGTAA